GAAGATTTTCTCCTCTTTACAGAAGGAGTTGTTTTCTGTTCTGAAGCAAAACACTTTTGCTTTGATTTGTGAGGCTGCCCATTAGATACTGGCAGCTGATGAGCAATGTTTTTCTGGATAGGATGAAATGGTTTCTGTTGTGCAACATTTCCTTGCAAATAAGGCAACGACCTGTGGAAAAGTGGCCCTGATATCGGTGGTGAAAAGTGTGCCTGTACAGACAAAGACATTTGTTGTGAATTTGTTACATGGTGTAAAATATTTGACTTTACATGTCGTATTGACATTTCTTGTGAAAATTGTCCATGTCTTTGAGTCACTGACATTTCTTGTGTAAAATAAGCCTGTGTAAATGGCATTGACATCTCTTGTGAGAAATGTGCTTGTCTATAAGTAGTTGACATCAAATGACTTCTTTGCATCCCATGTGTTTCCAACATTGAGCTGtaaagttaaaaaatataacaagttaAAGTACATAATACAAACTTTTGAAGTAATAAAAAGgcaataaatgttttataaaaacacaatatttatatatacacagaCATTTAAGCTTGAAACTTAACTATTTTGTCACTCAAGACATGTATCAAGCTTAGCATATTTTCTATGCAATGGACAATCGTGCATTTCAAAGACTATAAGGTATGTTAAAAATCAAAACTTCTACAGAcgtatgaaacaaataatgtatttataaattttaaggAGCAAATTGCAATCACAAAATAGGCTATTATGCTGaccatatattaatattacCTTACCGTTCATAGGTAGTGTTAGaactagttttaaaaagtaaaaattacaaataaaatgtatctaATGTTGGTGTCGACATCAAATGATCCTGGCCAAAGATTCCTCTGGAAACTTGACTGTTGATATGTTGTTGTCCTTTAAGTTTTTTAAGAACTGCAATCTGCTTGGTGGTGACCATATGAAAtctaaaagggaaaataaatgtAAGAATAAATGGCACTATTGAGAAGTATAAATATtgaattagaatttaaataaacattaatttttttgtatttatcaataaagaaaaaataatatttatgtctaagttttaaagtattcaacaaatatacaacaaaaaaaggaaTGCTTAATAACAGGAAGATGAACTGAAAGTAAAGACAAATATACTTAttgttcaaataaaatattgctCTGTTTTAGGTATACACTTTTAATGTATTAGATATTAAAATCATTGAGATAAAAATGTTGatctttttatataatgtttatttagaaTATTAATTGTATTAATAGTTTATAAtgcattaatataatttttcattttatattgccTATTTCCAGTAATGAAACTATTTTAGGAACATGTTATCGAagtacattaaaacaaaagttacatTTAACACAAGAAGAGCAcagaaatggaagaaaaaaagtataacataaatagatagatagatagatagatagatagatagatagatagatagatagatagatagatagatagatagatagatagatagatagatagatagatagatagatagatagatagatagatagatagatagatagatagatagatagatagatagatagatagatagatagatagatagatagatagatagatagatagacagaatgacGGAATGACggaatgacagacagacagatagatagatagatagatagatagatagatagatagatagatagatagatagatagatagatagatagatagatagatagatagatagatagatagatagatagatagatagatagatagatagatagatagatagatagatagatagatagatagatagatagatagatagaaacaaaagTTACATTTAACACAAGAAGAGCAcagaaatggaagaaaaaaagtatgGAGTCACAAATAGGTAGAGTGGCTCATAAATAAGATTTGAAATGATAAATTACAAATGATTTAAAGCGCTAAAAAAATTATCAGCTATATGAGAATAAGTATGGAATATTAGACAATTCTcaatattaaaaatgttaatggaatgataatttaaattaaatttaaaagagaTAAATAAAAGGCATAAGAAAGTATCATTacatatagtttaaaaaatgtgtgtacTTTAAAGAAATTGTATAACTCAATTGTTTAAAAGTTTGTCTAGAGGAAgttatatgtctagatcaagtAAACAGTGTaatattttgtgtgtaaatgtagaaatttcaaataataaaaaagcttAAAACAGTAACTAATAACTGCGTGCATGAGCCCTTATATATAGCTCCTCTTTCGTGGTTGAAGATGAGCActtttctcatttcctatggactcgaagatgactgtaaagtccaatcctagCTTTGAAAGCCGGACGCATactattttgtaatgttaaaCTATATTGCATAATCTACTTATTAGTTTTACTAAGCTTAACagctaataaataaaaccaatTTAATTTGCATTGTTAGGCCTCATGTTTCAAAAGATAAGGTTCTATTACAAACAAATGGCTTCAGTAGTAGCCTACAGTTTTATTGACTAGTTTGAAtagttttagaaaatgtatccaAGTTTTGATATTAAATGTGTATTTAGTCAAACTATGTAAACTCTTCTAGATTTAGTCTATTAAATAGAGCTATAGCACTAGAGTTGttatcactttaaaaacatACTCTACTCTATGTTTTTAGTCCCAATATTGCTAATTAGAAGAAGGTAAATTTTACACCGAggagagttttaaaaaaaattacctctaGGCAATGTCTTTCGGAAGCTGTGTCAAAATGTTCTTTTCTGGTTCGTTTAGAAATTTGTTCTGGAAGCGATATTGGACTCGTCATGACAACGTAAGAATTTCTTTGCGGTGGTGTGACAGGAGCCATCCTTGTAAACAAAGTCACAAATGATTCAGAAATACACAATTAACACAAGAGAGACACTTTAAACTGAtagaaaccactgtgcagttcatctcatatatcggtctagtcatctgaacgctccaacataaaaatgagaacgaggaagaagaagaagatgattcaACACGTTATTATTAGTGCTGTAAAATTCgtaattaatattagatctatacatcatttatatatatgtataaaatttTTAATGATGGGAGTtgataaatatgtatatttccCCACCCCagctgttaaataaaactaGAGAAGGCAAgttcaaacattaaaataaacttctttttttttgctatgtCAATCTTTTGTTATCGTAGCTAGTAACCAATTAACTCAGTAGCCACATTACCTTATTGTTTCGCTACTCCCAAGTGGTCAACTGTGGGAGTGACCTAACTACCAAGGTGGTGGCCTGTATCCTCGCTTGTCGCATGTACTATTTAAGATCACTTGTCCGGCCGACAGCGTCATTCTTGTCCTGATCTTCTAAACTGTATCAGTCTTAGATTCAGTGCATTCTTAGCGGATATTTTTTGACGATTTCAAATTGTGTTGCTTAATTCTCTGAGGATTTTTTTACATCCTTTTCTAAGTTCCCCGTTTATCTTAACCTTAGTGCGGGTAAGTACGTTATTTCTTATATGTATTGTTGgttgttatttcttttactgaaacatattttaatatattacaGTAAAGTAAATCTGAATAACAGTTCTGGTTATAGTTAGgtttatgaaataaattatgttaCTGTATAGTAAATGTCAATAACAGGTATTGTTAGGATTAGGATTATGAATAAATTTAGATTGATACTGTCAAGCAAATGTCTTTAGGAGTTTAAGTTATGTCTACAGTTACAAAATAAAACCTAGACTGTTGCTGCAAATTATACAGATGTGGCATGCGATAACGCATAGAATTTATTTAGACCTCAGGTTCTTAATTTTTAAGACAATTTAACATTACTATAAAATTATTGTaatcaaaataaatttcttaGTAAAACTGAAtatttagcttaatatttattctatttgaatAAGTTTAAGCCTTAACGAATAGTTTTGAGCCTGTTGTGTCCTTTCAAATAGATCaacttttgtaaaatattttctattgaacacatttagtaaattattttaaatatgtaatatatCAATCATAAAATGTTTCACCATTACTAGTTGGTCaagtacacaaaataaaataagttcTTTCTTGTGATCACATTTGCCCAGATTGTGAACGTGTATATCCCCATTCTTAATAAGATGGActtattcatttatatatagTCAGTCATTCTATACCTATTTCAACTTATACATGTGGATAGTTTGAGTGTAGGCAATCTGACATTTAGTGAAACTAATTAAACAATAGGGCTGAGTCCACAGTTTCCATGATCCTAATATTTCTTAAAGAGTCTTAATTCAATATGGTGCCACTAAAtctataataagtgggacacataCACATCACCATGGCTTTCGTGTGTTCATTCTTTTCTGTATTTTTGACTAGCTAGAATATTAGTATAAAGGAAAAGATTAATCGTTTAGTACACTGGTCAGTGTGAATAATGAATAAACATAAAACCAATGTTATTTTTATCATATCTATTTCATTAGTATAGAGTCCTCTATAGTATGTGGGTTAAGTCAAATAGCTTTGTTTAATATGTGTTGAGATGACGTCTACATCTACAAGGTTTCCTAGTATACACATTTCAGCTCAAATCTGAATTAAAACTAAAGTGTATTttgagattcaaactaaatctagaatgcCCTCtcagattttaatattattcaGTCAAGCctcacaacaataacaataagaCATTGTAGTCCTTAAGCCCTATATCatctttacattttgtttgtattacccccccccttttccacaACTCAAGTAAGTTTAATATACATTATGTTACAtgtcgttataatttttttttaatttcatctcATCTAGCAGAGACAAGGAAAACGACTACAATGACAAAGAATTTAAAATCTCCATTAACGTCTTCAGAATCTGAAACATGTATTTCACAGTCTTTGGATGATATTGTTTTACCAGATGCAACAGAGAGTACATCATTAATACAAGAACTGGCATCAACAAATACAGGCATGCTAACACCAGACCTCACAACAGCTGCAGCAGCTTACACGACACAGATAACAAGTCCATTTTTAAATGCTATGACAGATGTTTCAAGTCACTCAGAAACAACAGCTCTTgcaaatattacaaatattgcAAAAAGTAGAAAAACGTCTGTAGCAGCAACACAAGAGTTTCTCACAATAAAAGCTACAGAACGTTTGTTCCCTACAGACCACATGACAAATAATGCCAACTCTCCATCTGCAACACCCATAAAAAAATTCTGTGCATATCACATGACACTGCCACCTGTTGTACGTCGAGGCAAGTCAGTTGCACAGAGGTTGATTAGATCTTCAACCTGCATGACATCTTCATCAAATACAGTAGCAAACAAGACGGTATTAAACAGCATAGAACAATTGACGTCTCGTCTAACAGCACCAGCTGCACCACAAACTAATGACCCGACTGCGCCCTGGACAACATCATCCAAACCTCAAATAATGTCGGGTTCAACACATAGCACGACTTCAGCTTCAAATGTAGCACCATACACGAATTTAATGTTACCACCACAAAACATTCCTTTGACATTGTCGTTGGCACCGTACACCACTGTGCAATCGGCACCACAATTCTCAGCACCATTGCAAGCAGTTTATGCATCGCCGCTGACTGCCATCATGACAACACAAGCCTCCACGTTTGTGCCAGCCTCTCAGGCGACATCACTGGGTGCTACATTTATGTCATCTCCTGTACCGACATACTTGCTGTCTTCATCATTGAGCAGCATGGCAGTTCCAACAGCCACACAGTCTGAGGTAAATCTAGTCCCGTATACAACAGACATGAGAACACCAGCAGGCATGTATCCCCGATCAACAGAGGAAACACACTTGGATACTTCGAGTTCTTACTTCAAAACACCAACTGCTAAACGAAAAATAGCTCCAAaagctaatttaaaaacacCAGATATAGATAGAAAAATACCAGATGTAGATAGAAAAACACCAGATGTAGATAGAAAAACACCAGATATAGGAGTAGCTAGAAAAAGAGCATATTCAAAACGAAACACGAACGTTTATTGAAGacagaaataatattttattttgtaaactgAATtgatgttaaacatttttattcagTTGACCTATTTTAGCAggaaaagaaatttatttttacaattttttaacttCTTTTTTCTTCAACAAAACATATATCTATAATAAACAGATATAATCAATTTATACTTTTTGTCTGTGTGCTTGTttgtaatttttgtgtgtgcttgtttgtaatttgtgtgtgtgttagacttttgtatttttcttcttAAGTTACATACTTTGTCAATACCAAATTCATTGAAGACAGAGACTTCTGAATCCACAGCTTTGAAATGTTAGCAAGCTCCCACCTGATTCTTAACATTAGTACACATTGCGTTTCTTCAATAAATCGTGCTTCCTGGTCAAAGATGAATCTTCTTTCCTATGAGCTTAAAGTTGGCTGTA
This genomic stretch from Biomphalaria glabrata chromosome 4, xgBioGlab47.1, whole genome shotgun sequence harbors:
- the LOC129925916 gene encoding mucin-2-like; its protein translation is MTKNLKSPLTSSESETCISQSLDDIVLPDATESTSLIQELASTNTGMLTPDLTTAAAAYTTQITSPFLNAMTDVSSHSETTALANITNIAKSRKTSVAATQEFLTIKATERLFPTDHMTNNANSPSATPIKKFCAYHMTLPPVVRRGKSVAQRLIRSSTCMTSSSNTVANKTVLNSIEQLTSRLTAPAAPQTNDPTAPWTTSSKPQIMSGSTHSTTSASNVAPYTNLMLPPQNIPLTLSLAPYTTVQSAPQFSAPLQAVYASPLTAIMTTQASTFVPASQATSLGATFMSSPVPTYLLSSSLSSMAVPTATQSEVNLVPYTTDMRTPAGMYPRSTEETHLDTSSSYFKTPTAKRKIAPKANLKTPDIDRKIPDVDRKTPDVDRKTPDIGVARKRAYSKRNTNVY